TCAACCATTCAGATTAAGACGAATAATTCAGAATTCGATTAGTTATTAATTATgtacattataatttttatactgTCACTCTGCCAgataaatttcgaaataaaaacctAATACTTTAAATTGCCTCTCAACTAAGGACCGGTATAACCTAGCTGTAGTGAATAATGGATTAATATaatatttacgaaaaaaaaattaaattaaatattccaTGAATGAACACTagcgtttgtattttttcatctaaatcaatCAACAATCATTGTTTGAACAACATTCATCTCTTATTAtgatacagaaaaaaatgtaaacaatttaacattgaagacaaaaaccaaaatgaaaatattttagataGAATTCCTAATActaataggtgattcaatcaagacAGTTCTCATTTGGCTTGTAAATTATCAAGTGTATTTTCTTTTCTTGATGAGGCACAAtggtttcacgatgccccgtcagatggcgtatgattctgggcgatttgtagttgtatgggctcaaccgccactgatcagtctgggtatctggtgtctgcgattCAACTGATGTTAGACAATTTTGCACCTGCAAAAATATTAATAGCAGGAATTCCGGTAAATGGTAGTTCTGGTAAAAGgttttccggtaaatggtaTAGTCCGTTAAATGAAATCCCTATAAATAGTACAGTCCGGTAAACGGTAGTCCGGTTAATGGTACTTCCGGTAAATGGAATTCCGGTAAACAGTATACAACCAAATTGCGGGCATTGTATGTAAAATTAGAAGAACAGTACCAACTGATGTTATAATAACAATTTCTCATTCACTTTTTCATTCGTTACTTttgttaaatattattttaaactttgttcTGTTTgtgtgaatattttgttttataattatttaatgTTGGTATCATTATATAATAAATACATTTTAGttgaagattgattttttaGGGTGAAAACATGTGAAAATGATATAACAACGtaatttcactgaaaatttcatacattcaaaagttatttacaaagGGAAgtgtaaggccgatgacatagtgagtgcgatgcgatgcgaaacggcgaatgcgattcaatgcggcgaaccacatttgatgaaaatgtacaGGGTGACAAATAAGTCCGATCACACTTTTTTGGAGTCGCCTGTAGCCtgcacgttgcatctctctggtgacttctatatgtcaaatgaaagggctaactctgCTGCtcaaagtggcagagtttcgtttctgttcagtttgtttacattgagttgtgagccatggTAGAGTTAAGGGCAGCTATTATCAATGCTTGgtttggcgcgcagatgacgagattattttttcggacgagaagctgttcgttttgaagcaaacagtcaatcgccaaaatgatcgagtttggagtgtgagcctccagcaagctcctgcggacaagctgaatgtttcccggttccaaaataagatGTCAGTCTTGCTTCCAGACAGATGGCGCAGCATCTCAcaccgcaaaggttgttcaggcgtggTGTGAGAAAAACCTGACCGATTTCATTTGgaagaatgaatggcctcctttgtctccggatctgaatccactggattatttcttgtggggatacatgatgtcgaagctgaacgaccataaaataacaaatttggagcaattcaagcgagttatcacgaaaatttgggacgagatgccgatggagcaggtgcgcgccgcttgcgacgacttccCGAGACGTCTGAATCTGGTTCGATCAGATAAAGATGGTGTAATTTTGAGATATcctctgtgaagtatctttatgagttactgaataacgctatgaaaaccagattcagattttcttcttattctttgaaatatttagattttCCTGTGttaccggacttttttgtcaccctgtatgtgaatcgcttaaacctgacatactcaacgcggcgaagtaGATGTCAATTTGCCTTACAAATCgcgatgatgaacaaaatacgacggccaaagcgcgatcccggaggctgtacacgatgatgctgacgaagtttgactgcgtggtaatagacgatgaaacctacgtcaaagccgactacaagcagcttccaggacaggagttttatacggaaaAAGGGGAAggtacccaagcaaccagaattcccttaaaaaggttccatataagcttaatcagctctcgtttgtgtctgaagagaatgctaatcagcccaaaatttaagttcttaaggctactttcaagttcgtttaggtggctgtagagaacgctattcagcttctaagagaacgtcaagaaacttctacgcgccgagaaaaaaaatcagattgacagattgctctgacaaccacatgtcagattgctaggttgccggtctatcatggtctatctcattgattttaattatattgttttgattacaaaagctgcttacacgcctagagaattgaaccgctgctctctaggttgcaatgaaactcaccagcctctcgaccaatccagcaatagctaattgccactgtaatgattagtatttaaacttaatgtcatttgagatgattgagtgggttggtcaatagaaggtaccttatttcgttcaaaggactttcagtacacaatatgaatcataacaaaaattcgcatcatcaaaaatttattcgaatatcttatttaacatttataagaaaaattcgaaaaaatcttgaattccatttgtaaatatcagtacagatataaacaaaacaaataccatgacaagaaattgacagacatttttgacatgtcgcttagaattcccatataggttctttaaaacaccttcaagtaccttaatggtgcgctttagaatgttacgcgaacgttatcgaccttcttgaaaaacatttttgacatgtcgcttagaattcccatataggttctttaaaacaccttcaagtatcttaatggtgcgttttggaatgttacgcgaacgttatcgaccttcttgaaagaagttccattaaaagcgcttagaagtttcgttatcgatagtttaacctttcaaagggcgatggaagttcctgagtaaattttacgcgacaagagtcacctgaagttcccgtaatacattttttcagccaaatgtgaacttcggagttcggagttaagtaaaaacacgacttttggttgcttgggtagtagatattttcaatcacatgaaactgtcaaatttcgcgaagaaatatctggtttggcaagccatctgtacctgtggcttgaaaagcagcattttcatagcttcctggactgtcaaccaagaaatttacgtgaaagagtgtttgaataaacgtctgctgcctttcctgaaacacggttgttccgtactgttttggccggatttggcatcttgccattacggtaaaaaggccatggagtggtatcccgccaacaacgtgcaggtggttcccaaggacaagaaccctcccaacacgccagagctccgcccaattgagaaatactggactattgtcaagcggaacctaaagaagaccaaaacaactgctaaggacgagcagcagtacAAGGTAAACTgtctttctgcggcgaagaaggtggacaaggtggctgacCAAAATCTAACTATcttactatgtcatcggcctaacaCTCCACTAGTTCATAAGCTGCCATGAAACCTCGGTTTTTCGGCTGGACAAatcgatttttataaatatctcATTCAGGTTTCGGAAAACAATAACTAAGCaaacaagataatttttaatacatatttcacaaaatttattgcagttttttgtgatttatcAAAAGCGATAATAATAGTTATCATAATAATGTATGTCGCAATAAATAtacctttttttatcttttcgtACGCTGACATGTAGGTTGGTTGATTGGTATGTTGAGTGATGCGATCCGGTAGTTATGTTAAAGTGTTCAAATTTTCTCGTGAAAATAGTAGAAACAAAACTCGGGGAATCCATTATCCATTGGCGGAAATTTCTCCCCACCATCACAGGTTTAAATACATTCAAGGAGTTTTGCAAACATCTATTTTCTCgtagaaaatatgaaaagtgtATCAGTTTTTTATGATATTGAATGTCGATGGTTTTTTGGTTCATCTAATGAATGCTGTATCAAAAGTTTTACTTCCCGTTTTTATTCTATTCTGCTAAAACTAGAGATTctgatgaatcaaattttgttatgcTACATCACGTAAGGTGACCATTCGCACAGAAACAGATCtacatattttctttttaaagagaTGGGACAGTAAGTTCATCTTTCTCTTACCTATCTTCTGTAGTAGAAATACAAGAGACCTATTTCTCATGTTTTACATAATACTGGTACAATTTAATGCTAAAGATGACACTCCAATTAGTTTGTTTAACTGTCCACTCTGCGACAGATGTATGGTAAATATATGTGATTTAGGTAAATGTTAGTAAAGTTACATAATTTGCAATTATGGCTGAACGGTGTCAATGTTTTGATATATCTAATGGTTGAATTCATTTAGCTTTGAAGAATGGTTTGATTAGTTTGCGTAGCAATGTTATCAAAGGGTTGAttggaaatcaattttaaaatttagtgacTACTGTAGGGTATTTCTCTGGGAGCTTTCCCGTTAGTCACCAGCCAAATCGAGCCGGTGGGGGCATTTTTAAGCAGCGGGATCAATTCTCTGGCCACATGTTCTAATCtggaatacaaaaataaaaagaataccATTGATCAatggcattttttaaataataatctaTTGACTTACTTCTGGAACTGTACTCCAGATATGTCCAGTTTCCAGGCCTTTTCGTGTGCCGGTGAACTGAAGCGCTTGTTGTGGGAGAAGGAATTTTCTATCGGTCCAGGGCAGTAGGCAAACGTCCGGATGTTAGTGATATTGAAGTGATACGGATCACCGCAGGACTTGGTCATTCCCAGGATGGCGTGCTTCGTGGCCGTGTAAATCGGAGTGGACAATTGTGGCTTAACGCTGACCGCCGATCCGATGTTGACCAGAACACCTCCGTTGCCGCCCTTGTCCTTGCTCATAAACTGCTGAGCCAGCAAGGTACCGCGGATGGCTCCGTTCAGATTGACATCGACTTCAAGTTCCCAAAATTTATCGTTCATGATCTCGGCATTGTTGATCACGATGTCTATTTCGTTGAAGATGGTCTTTGTATATTGGAAGGCCTCTGTAAGTTTAGAAAAATAAAGATCATCATTGATTGGTGAAAATactattatttttagaaaaatcataGATGAACGTGATCCAAAAACGTGGAACCAATATCGCAGCTCTCTCATATTTTCAGGGAGACTCAACTTTACCGGCCTTAAagagtgtccacgatgaaattgccacactatgaaattgctgtaactttttaaccgttgggtagaatttaatgaaaatttgggtggatttagttcatagtgcattgtttacatcctggaagttttaaagtcctgtgatcaaaacctCGCGGAAATGAAGTCAAAAGAACAGCTCGttcgtgataaaatcttgcccattcatcacgagaacaaggatctctcgcatcgttccatcgctaaaacgttgagaAGCGCGAATTCCACGATGTCGCAGGTGATTAAGCGGTtagaggaacgattgaccaccgatagGAAGCCCAgaaatgaaggaaaaagtattccgtacaacaccaaaaattacaaccgcgtagttggggccttcaaccgaaacccgaacgcctccgttcgggatgtggctaagaagctgcacctaaggcGAAGATTAGTTCAGAAGGCCAacactaaggctgggcttcgaacgttaaAGGTActaaaggcccctaatcgcgacgagaagcagaacaagtccaccAAAACCCGtaccaggaagttgtacctcaacatgctgacgaaagttgaatgctgcatcatggacgacgaaacatatgtgaaggccgacttcaaacagatccccggcaacctgtctTACGGCCAAGGATAatttcagcgttccggagcatgtctgcactcagaagatgtccaattttgcgaaaaaaaaatacggaaaggtgtacatgaaagagtgccttcCAGAAGCGgcacgtcccaacaatcttctggccggatttggcctcatgccactattcCAATGaggtgctgaagtggtatgcggacaataaggttaATTTTGCctaaaatgttcaaccctcccaacactcctgAGCTccaccccatcgagaagtactgagcgattatgaagcagcaccttcttaaacgacccaaggtagtgaagacagtcgagaaactgaagaaagaattggtttacatgcaaaaaacggttgattcacaagTTGTGCAGAATTTTATGGCCGAATGAAAACTcggattttgcgaatcaattttgtgtgtgccgatttcatcgtggacactctTTATTGAAGACCTGCGACTCATTGCAGCGTCCGATATCGTTTAGTGCTTAGTGTGGACTAAGCTTTAGTTcggttttaaataattttctgtGCTAAAGATATTTTAAATAGCAGCAAGCAAAATTGATAGCAAAAAAGATACTTTGTTGTATTATATCGAGTTTACTAACCTCTAGAAAAAGTATTACACGCAGcggaaagattttttatttcaaaggaaaaggTGGcccaaaaaatgtgaattttcctttgtttttgcgattattaaaaattacttcaaatgcattttccttcgtttcgaagaatttttcttttgaaaaatcttcgaTTCAAAATCTAGAAGATTTGAAACAACACGTAAAAAACTTATTCACTATAATCGAGCAATCCGGTCCTTATTTTCGTTGTTTAAGTTTGGCATTCTCCGTGGGCCGCTCAAAAAACATTCGGAAGCCATCCTGTCTGCTGGCTGGTTCGACTGGGGATTACTGCTGAAGATCGGGCTGAAGATAGTTAGACCGGACTGGATATGGGGCGGTGTCACTTTCATCATGTTTGAAACATCCAGGAACTTGGATATCCATCCGTCGACCGGTGCACAGTGTGGTCCGAAAGGGAtgaaagtggaacttttttcctagaGCCTCTTTCTTTCATCTTaactcttaagtgtcttcagaatatttgcttcttcaagcatgcttcataacttgaaagcaacaaaagttagtcaaagtccactatgaaaaaattgaaaattaaaacttttttatttcaatagatagagctttacttcatactacaaagttgtatttttttatgtaattctttatttgaaacggcttataCAATTAAGTttcaaggagccaaactcgctttttttgtttttaaaatcgttttcttagcttagcacttttttaagaagaaaatagaagatagaaagggaaaaatgaaaataaaatagaattatagacgaagatcgatagcttttagaaaagagtagatttcaaacatgtagtccaaatctagcacagctagtacatctctcgctagaacgttaggtggttttcctcgggcccgaagggagtctataaacGACAAGGTGGACCTCACAATACAAAGTTTTAGAGcacgtaaaaatatgaaactttgttgaacacaTCAAAACcctatctcttttcagagcagttttattttgaaagttatttaaaagttagttttttatacttaactatagttagactacacacaacgaaaaaaatctgtaaaatcacatcacatgtgatgtaaataaaaagaagcatcatatatgacggaattttcagtgcttgttggaaattacacgccagtaaaattcTGCAAcatgtaaaatgaaaaatgatgtaaaattttgcaacgtgtaaaataaaaaagatgtaaattataaaaccactgaatcttaaaagaaaaacattccaattggaatttgttttgttttatttattgttattatgattaaataatggaattttctcagctgttaatgaaaataaaatctttttattataaatataatttattttatcaagcggcaaaattttttcatctcacaattttatttaattaggaGCCACATTCACACAATTATTTTCTTCCCCTAAGTACCGGATCCAAATTTGGGTATCATGCAGCAACTTccagaaccgcatccctgctGCTCAAAGATCTCCGGGAACCATCAAAACCGAAAAGCTTACTCACGCGCGAGGAAAAGGCTTAGACAAAATACtttggtgcacgacttgacctaacagtttgtttacatttttctgtatGGTCCTTTTCCTATTCCTGCCTCTCGAAGATCTCCAGGAACCAGCAAGATTGATTAACTTAATCGCGGAAAACcttcttcaataaaatattgttgGGCACGACTTGACGCAACACTTTGTTGACATTTGTGTCTGCCTGTTTTCGACagtttgtatttttacatgacatcatcgcgttcagtgtattgtaatattaattaaattcaaattcaatgtcctataaaattccatgtcgtgtaattttaagaaatttctaattcagtgctgttaagaattTTGTGTGACCCGAAAATGTTGTaatattacatcacatatgatgtaacgaaaaaaaagcatcacatataatggaattttcagtgcaagttgaatattacacgtctataaacttcaacagacctgtaaaatatgaaagacatgtaaaatatttgagacgtgtaatattgaattcgaattgaaaattccgtcatatgtgatgcttctttttatttacatcatatgtgatgtagatttacatcaaataatcgtgttccgtgtcaagtTATGTtcgtgtcattagaattcagtgctgttaaggattcaactttttttattctgtaaatttacattaataaatcgcgttccacgtcatgtaataataaaggttttctatttcagtgctgtttaggattcagattttttttctgtgtaggatTTACGTTCTAAACATTTGTTGGGGCATTTAAATCACACGTTTGCATAAGATTTCAACATTCAACGACGCAACGATtcctagccaacttattgcaacttaaagttttatgttttctcaacttcacgagcgtttattgcaaaaacgtgcaagtgaattttcaaaactaataaatCATATTGTagcttgaactaagtgcaacaaattggtgttggtGCAATGTGTCTCCACGCCCTCATATTTGAAAACCacaagcatatatttgatgtgttttgcgtgtttccatacaaaaatagATTTCCATGCTATTCAGATGCTCAGAAATGCTATGCAGAAGGAAGGCAGAAggcagttgaaaataatttttgtatggaaacacgcaaaacacatcaaatatatgcttgAGGTGTTCAAATATGAGGGTGGGGAGACAAATTGcgccaacaccaatttgttgcacttagttcaagcttcaatatgatttattagtttaaaaaatccacttgcacgttttgCAATAAACACTCGTGAAGTTGAGAAAACATAAAACTTtaagttgcaataagttggctaggaaacgtcatagaatgttgaaatcttgtgcaaaacgtgtgattttaGTTCCCCTAATAACCGTtcagaacatcttattcatgtgaatcctcatctaactatagttaagtataaaaaactaacttttaaataactttcaaaataaagccTTTATAACTCTGttctgaaaagagatagagttttgattaaaaaagtttcatatttttacgtgctctacaactttgtagcataaagtaaagctctatgtatcgaaaaaaaaaagttaaaatttttattgttttcattgtGGACTGTGACTGAatattgatgctttcaagttatgaaacatgtttgaagaagcaaatgttctgaagacacttaagacaaacaaattaatttgaacGCGAGTGTAAAACCTTTCTCTAAGTGCCGGCGGGTTCGGATATTAAAATGGAATCGAagatatatatatttaaaaaatatgttgtgaTTGAGAACTGAATGAAGTGTAAAAGGTGGAATTAGTGGCAGATGATTTTAGTTGAAAATCGCATGGGGGCCgtccacataccacgtggacaacttagggggaggggggggggggtatggaaatgtccacgcttgtccacggagaggggggtaggggtttgggtcatatccacgtggacatacttactttcaacatattttctttttctaattgaaagcaagtgataaataggatagcttagaaatttaaaatttgaaaaaaaaaaattaggggaggagcgggctatatgcgcctatcaagcagaacactgatttaatcaaatatcacatcaaatatgtgtacaaaaactatatactcgtgtgcaggcatctgttttctatacattgaagtaatttttatgtcaaaattttcttctgtttctaagaaaacgattt
This sequence is a window from Uranotaenia lowii strain MFRU-FL chromosome 3, ASM2978415v1, whole genome shotgun sequence. Protein-coding genes within it:
- the LOC129757233 gene encoding 15-hydroxyprostaglandin dehydrogenase [NAD(+)]-like produces the protein MDLRNKVALVTGAATGLGRAFCEELLKHGAKVSICDLDSDAGELTARELEHEFGANRVLFCHCDVTDYIQFEEAFQYTKTIFNEIDIVINNAEIMNDKFWELEVDVNLNGAIRGTLLAQQFMSKDKGGNGGVLVNIGSAVSVKPQLSTPIYTATKHAILGMTKSCGDPYHFNITNIRTFAYCPGPIENSFSHNKRFSSPAHEKAWKLDISGVQFQKLEHVARELIPLLKNAPTGSIWLVTNGKAPREIPYSSH